The region TTTGAGCGCCCTGTTAGCTTGCAGCCTTGCCGTGATGACGGCCATGGCAAGCGCCAAAGATGCCCCCGCCCCGGCGACCGCCGCCGCATCCACGCCAGCCAGCGCGCCGGTGTCGGCGTCGGCGCGCGCGGCCGCCATGAAAACCCTGACCGAATCGGTGAAGGGCAAGGAGGCCAAGGCGCCCGTCACCGTCGCGCCGACGGCGCGCGAGAAGGAAGAAGCGGCCGAAGTCGACCTGTCCGAACGCATCGCGGCGCGCCTGGCGGAAATGCGCGCCACCCAGGCGGCCCGCGCCGCCGCGCGCGCCAAGCGCGCGGCCGTCGTGAAGGCGGCGCCGCCGCCACCGCCGCCCGTGCCGCGTGGCACGCACTGGTCGTACGAGGGCGAGAGCGGTCCGGCCAACTGGAGCAAGATCAATGTCGACTGGGCCAAGTGCGGCAATGGCAGCCGCCAGTCGCCGATCGATATCCGCGACGGCATGAAGGTCGAACTCGAGCAGATCAGTTTTGATTACCACCCGTCGTCGTTCAATGTGGTCGACAACGGCCACACGGTGCAGGTGGGTGTCAGCGGCGGCAATTACATCACGGTGCAGAACCGCATGTTCGAGCTGCAGCAATTCCACTTCCACCGCCCGTCGGAAGAGCGCATCAACGGCAAGGCGTTCGAGATGGTGGTGCACCTGGTGCACCGCGATGCGGAAGGGCGGCAGGCCGTGCTGGCCTTGCTGCTGGAGCGGGGCGCGCCGCAAGCGACCATCCAGACCGTGTGGAACAA is a window of Janthinobacterium sp. 1_2014MBL_MicDiv DNA encoding:
- a CDS encoding carbonic anhydrase; the protein is MRHLSALLACSLAVMTAMASAKDAPAPATAAASTPASAPVSASARAAAMKTLTESVKGKEAKAPVTVAPTAREKEEAAEVDLSERIAARLAEMRATQAARAAARAKRAAVVKAAPPPPPPVPRGTHWSYEGESGPANWSKINVDWAKCGNGSRQSPIDIRDGMKVELEQISFDYHPSSFNVVDNGHTVQVGVSGGNYITVQNRMFELQQFHFHRPSEERINGKAFEMVVHLVHRDAEGRQAVLALLLERGAPQATIQTVWNNLPLEKFETMHPSILLDPAEMLPTRRDYYTYMGSMTEPPCSEGVLWMVMKQPVQASPAQMALFSRLYPLNARPIQPANGRIIKESN